In a genomic window of Streptomyces sp. SJL17-4:
- a CDS encoding TetR/AcrR family transcriptional regulator translates to MTAAHQPAVTEPRADRPPRAAGRETKRRAQTRARLLEAAFGVFAAKGFGQVTIEQVCEEAGYTRGAFYSNFDSLDELFFALYDERAHLIAGQLAQAFASAEEDLPIAALAERVSKVLLLEREWLLVKTDFLVQAARNPALAHVLSAHRGRLRQVVAERLRLHAERNPLPAALPDVESAAWAVVAVYDGVTVQLLLDGDTSGARAWLAQLLTALLADRAGAGTSADR, encoded by the coding sequence ATGACCGCCGCACATCAGCCCGCCGTGACAGAGCCCCGGGCAGACCGGCCGCCACGGGCGGCGGGCCGCGAGACCAAGCGCCGCGCGCAGACCCGGGCCCGCCTGCTGGAGGCGGCTTTCGGAGTGTTCGCGGCCAAGGGCTTCGGACAGGTCACGATCGAGCAGGTCTGCGAGGAGGCCGGCTACACCCGGGGCGCCTTCTACTCCAACTTCGACAGCCTCGACGAGTTGTTCTTCGCCCTCTACGACGAGCGTGCGCACCTGATCGCCGGGCAGTTGGCCCAGGCGTTCGCTTCGGCCGAAGAGGACCTGCCGATCGCCGCGCTCGCCGAGCGGGTCAGCAAGGTCCTTCTCCTGGAGCGGGAGTGGCTGCTGGTCAAGACCGACTTCCTGGTGCAGGCCGCACGGAACCCCGCCCTCGCCCACGTCCTGTCGGCCCACCGCGGGCGGCTCCGCCAGGTGGTGGCCGAGCGCCTTCGGCTGCACGCCGAGCGCAATCCGCTGCCCGCCGCCCTTCCCGATGTCGAATCCGCGGCCTGGGCAGTCGTGGCCGTCTATGACGGTGTGACGGTGCAGCTGCTGCTGGACGGCGACACCTCGGGGGCGCGTGCTTGGCTCGCCCAGTTGCTCACCGCGCTCCTGGCGGACCGCGCCGGAGCGGGCACGAGCGCCGACCGGTGA
- a CDS encoding hemolysin III family protein: MQLPSAGERPGTEAKPHWRGWLHAGVAPVVLAAGTVLTVLAPHGWTAAAVALYTACGLMLFTVSAVYHRGTWSAPVLEVLRRVDHSNVYLLIAGTYTPIVGLGLTGTARTLLLWGIWTGACAGIVFRCVWPGAPRALYTTLYIALGWSLAPAFGQLLHQAGPAVLALTVTGGILYTAGGVVYALKRPDPSPARFGFHEVFHACTIAAWTSQYVAISLLTLRAG; the protein is encoded by the coding sequence ATGCAACTGCCGTCCGCCGGGGAGAGGCCCGGTACCGAGGCCAAGCCCCACTGGCGGGGCTGGCTGCATGCCGGTGTCGCGCCGGTCGTGCTGGCCGCGGGGACGGTCCTCACGGTCCTGGCGCCGCATGGCTGGACGGCAGCGGCGGTCGCGCTGTACACGGCGTGCGGGCTGATGTTGTTCACGGTCAGCGCCGTGTACCACCGCGGCACGTGGTCGGCACCCGTGCTCGAGGTGCTGCGCCGGGTCGACCACTCCAACGTGTACCTGCTCATCGCCGGCACGTACACGCCCATCGTGGGACTGGGGCTGACCGGCACCGCACGGACCCTGCTGCTGTGGGGGATCTGGACGGGCGCCTGCGCCGGCATCGTCTTCCGCTGTGTGTGGCCCGGCGCCCCACGGGCCCTCTACACCACCCTCTACATCGCACTCGGCTGGTCTCTCGCACCCGCCTTCGGCCAGTTGCTGCACCAGGCCGGCCCCGCGGTACTCGCACTGACCGTGACCGGCGGAATCCTCTACACCGCGGGCGGGGTCGTCTACGCCCTCAAGCGCCCCGACCCCTCACCCGCCCGGTTCGGCTTCCACGAGGTCTTCCACGCCTGCACCATCGCCGCCTGGACCTCTCAGTACGTCGCCATCAGCCTGCTGACCCTTCGGGCGGGCTGA
- a CDS encoding FAD-binding dehydrogenase: protein MDADVIVVGAGLAGLVAAHELTSRGRKVALVDQEGPADLGGQAFWSFGGLFLVDSPEQRRMGVKDSFDLAWNDWQGSAQFDRLDDEDSWATRWARAYVEFAAGEKRSWLAGHGIGFLPTVGWAERGNLRADGHGNSVPRFHVTWGTGPGVVEPFVRHARQAAADGLLTFHHRHRVNELLVDGGTVSGVRGHVLIEDRSPRGVATSRETTGEFELRAQAVIVTTGGIGANHDLVRRSWPDRLGTPPKNMVTGVPAYVDGRMLDIAADAGVRLVNRDRMWHYTEGVRNCDPIWPGHGIRILPGPSPMWFDALGRRLPDPCLPGYDTLGTLKHLRTTPDIAAYDHSWFVLTQKIIEKEFALSGSEQNPDITGKDRAAFLRTRLFGKGAPAPVEAFKRHGEDFVVADTLDELVDRMNALTEEPLLDLGTLRRQIEARDLQIANPYSKDSQVQGIRNARRYLGDRLGRAATPHPILDPANGPLIGVKLHVLTRKTLGGIQTDLESRALGPDGRPINGLYAAGEVAGFGGGGVHGYNALEGTFLGGCLFSGRQAGRAAARAASA from the coding sequence ATGGACGCTGATGTCATCGTCGTCGGAGCCGGCCTCGCCGGGCTGGTAGCGGCTCACGAACTCACCTCCAGGGGACGCAAGGTGGCCCTGGTGGACCAGGAGGGCCCGGCCGATCTCGGAGGGCAGGCGTTCTGGTCCTTCGGCGGACTCTTCCTCGTCGACTCCCCGGAACAGCGGCGCATGGGCGTCAAGGACTCCTTCGACCTGGCGTGGAACGACTGGCAGGGCAGTGCCCAGTTCGACCGGCTCGACGACGAGGACTCCTGGGCAACCCGCTGGGCACGCGCCTACGTCGAGTTCGCCGCCGGCGAGAAGCGATCCTGGCTGGCCGGCCACGGCATCGGCTTCCTCCCCACGGTCGGCTGGGCCGAACGCGGAAACCTGCGCGCCGACGGCCACGGCAACTCCGTCCCGCGCTTCCACGTCACCTGGGGTACCGGGCCCGGGGTCGTCGAGCCCTTCGTACGCCACGCCAGGCAGGCCGCCGCCGACGGGCTCCTCACCTTCCACCACCGCCACCGCGTCAACGAGCTGCTCGTCGACGGCGGCACCGTGAGTGGAGTCCGCGGCCACGTCCTCATCGAGGACCGGTCCCCCCGGGGCGTCGCGACCAGCCGCGAGACCACAGGCGAGTTCGAACTCAGAGCGCAGGCCGTCATCGTCACCACCGGCGGGATCGGCGCTAACCACGACCTCGTACGCCGTTCCTGGCCCGACCGTCTCGGCACCCCGCCCAAAAACATGGTCACCGGCGTGCCCGCGTACGTCGACGGCCGCATGCTCGACATCGCCGCCGACGCCGGCGTACGGCTGGTCAACCGCGACCGGATGTGGCACTACACCGAAGGGGTCAGGAACTGCGACCCGATCTGGCCCGGCCACGGTATCCGCATCCTGCCCGGCCCGTCCCCGATGTGGTTCGACGCCCTCGGCCGCCGCCTTCCCGACCCCTGCCTGCCCGGATACGACACCCTCGGAACGCTCAAGCACCTGCGGACCACGCCGGACATCGCCGCCTACGACCACTCCTGGTTCGTCCTCACCCAGAAGATCATCGAGAAGGAGTTCGCCCTCTCGGGCTCCGAACAGAACCCCGACATCACCGGCAAGGACCGCGCTGCCTTCCTCCGCACGCGACTCTTCGGAAAGGGAGCACCCGCGCCCGTCGAGGCGTTCAAGCGCCACGGCGAGGATTTCGTCGTCGCCGACACCCTCGACGAACTCGTCGACCGGATGAACGCTCTGACCGAGGAGCCGCTGCTCGACCTCGGAACCCTGCGCCGCCAGATAGAGGCCCGCGATCTGCAGATCGCCAATCCCTACAGCAAGGACTCCCAGGTCCAGGGCATCCGCAACGCCCGCCGCTACCTCGGCGACCGCCTCGGCCGCGCCGCCACCCCGCACCCCATCCTCGACCCCGCCAACGGGCCCCTCATCGGCGTGAAACTCCACGTCCTCACCCGCAAGACCCTCGGCGGCATCCAGACAGACCTCGAATCCCGTGCCCTCGGCCCGGACGGCCGGCCCATCAACGGCCTGTACGCGGCCGGCGAGGTCGCCGGCTTCGGCGGCGGCGGGGTCCACGGCTACAACGCCCTCGAAGGAACCTTCCTCGGCGGCTGCCTCTTCAGCGGACGCCAAGCAGGCCGCGCCGCCGCCCGGGCCGCAAGCGCCTAG
- a CDS encoding MBL fold metallo-hydrolase yields the protein MPEATSALRYETLCMRRSGLTRDLPPGTEELQWVVNTSTLIFGERDAVLVDTFLTIEQNQQLVDWVKAHDRNLAYVYITHGHGDHGFGVKQLLEAFPGAKAVSTAAAVAKARFEGTPPYVDTFWTSRFPGQVPLPQVFPEVLDGDTFTLEGHELRAVEAGFTDCEGSTALWVPDLRLVVAGDVAYNGIHQYMGETTTASREEWMRATDTLAALDPAFVVAGHKNPDLPDDPKILAETKKYLADFNRLDAETKTAAELYEAMLALYPNRANPGSLWGGAKRAKTPSQ from the coding sequence ATGCCGGAAGCCACATCGGCGCTGCGGTACGAGACGCTGTGCATGCGCCGGTCAGGTCTGACCCGCGACCTGCCGCCCGGCACGGAAGAGCTCCAGTGGGTGGTCAACACCTCGACGTTGATCTTCGGTGAGCGCGACGCCGTGCTCGTCGACACGTTCCTCACCATCGAACAGAACCAACAGCTCGTCGACTGGGTGAAGGCGCACGACCGCAATCTGGCCTACGTCTACATCACGCACGGCCACGGCGACCACGGCTTCGGCGTGAAGCAACTCCTTGAGGCATTCCCGGGGGCCAAGGCTGTCTCGACCGCCGCAGCCGTGGCCAAGGCGAGGTTCGAGGGCACACCGCCTTACGTCGACACCTTCTGGACCTCGCGCTTTCCGGGACAGGTCCCCCTGCCGCAGGTCTTCCCGGAAGTCCTGGACGGCGACACGTTCACACTCGAAGGCCACGAGCTGCGGGCGGTCGAGGCCGGCTTCACCGACTGCGAGGGCAGCACCGCGCTGTGGGTACCGGACCTGCGGCTCGTCGTGGCCGGCGATGTCGCCTACAACGGCATCCACCAGTACATGGGCGAGACCACCACCGCGTCGCGCGAGGAGTGGATGCGCGCCACCGACACGCTCGCCGCACTCGACCCCGCCTTCGTCGTCGCCGGCCACAAGAACCCCGACCTGCCCGACGACCCGAAGATCCTGGCCGAGACCAAGAAGTACCTGGCGGACTTCAACCGGCTCGACGCCGAGACGAAAACCGCAGCCGAACTGTACGAGGCGATGCTCGCGCTGTACCCGAACCGAGCGAACCCGGGCTCGCTCTGGGGCGGGGCGAAGCGGGCCAAGACACCATCGCAGTGA
- a CDS encoding SpaA isopeptide-forming pilin-related protein yields MRASRRTAATIAATTLATGSLIWAPTAFANAPEIPPGTIEITKKDPDGTLLSGAAFALLDTLNGTKALTGKTGTNGVLLFENVHPGTYRLKETDSGSPLHELAPDQDVIVTPEHTVKLTITDSFKPAELLVKKIDKKTGKPLAGAVINVTPATGTGKAITLTTGKDGTATTKLPVSSRTGTAYTGTETKAPTGYELDTTPVKITAKPAEKTTATFTNTKKDQPTQPPTTPPTTPPTTPPTTPPVTPSTPPTTPATTPPATPAPSQSTSTAPVPPTDTPSTPPAEGSLAHTGADSNTWLLAAGGLLIAAGGGALIAARRKKSEGEEETPSAS; encoded by the coding sequence ATGCGCGCCTCCCGCCGCACCGCGGCCACCATCGCCGCGACCACCCTGGCCACCGGCTCCCTGATCTGGGCCCCGACCGCCTTCGCCAACGCACCCGAAATCCCCCCGGGCACCATCGAGATCACCAAGAAGGACCCCGACGGCACCCTGCTCTCCGGAGCCGCGTTCGCCCTGCTCGACACCCTCAACGGCACCAAGGCCCTGACCGGCAAGACCGGCACGAACGGCGTCCTGCTCTTCGAGAACGTCCACCCCGGCACCTACCGTCTCAAGGAGACCGACTCCGGCAGCCCCCTTCACGAACTGGCCCCTGACCAGGACGTCATCGTCACGCCCGAGCACACCGTGAAGCTCACGATCACCGACAGCTTCAAGCCGGCCGAGCTGCTGGTGAAGAAGATCGACAAGAAGACCGGCAAGCCCCTGGCCGGCGCCGTCATCAACGTCACCCCCGCCACCGGCACCGGCAAGGCGATCACCCTGACCACCGGCAAGGACGGTACCGCCACCACCAAGCTCCCCGTCTCCTCCCGCACCGGCACCGCCTACACCGGCACCGAGACCAAGGCCCCCACCGGCTACGAGCTCGACACCACCCCGGTAAAGATCACCGCCAAGCCCGCCGAGAAGACCACCGCCACCTTCACCAACACCAAGAAGGACCAGCCCACCCAGCCGCCCACCACCCCGCCGACCACGCCCCCGACGACCCCGCCGACCACGCCGCCAGTCACCCCGAGCACCCCGCCCACGACTCCGGCGACGACCCCGCCGGCCACCCCGGCCCCGAGCCAGTCCACCTCCACCGCACCGGTGCCCCCGACGGACACCCCGAGCACCCCGCCTGCGGAGGGCTCCCTCGCGCACACCGGGGCCGACTCCAACACCTGGCTCCTCGCGGCCGGCGGCCTCCTGATCGCGGCCGGCGGCGGTGCCCTGATCGCGGCACGACGGAAGAAGTCGGAGGGCGAGGAGGAGACGCCGTCCGCCAGCTGA
- a CDS encoding ATP-grasp domain-containing protein, whose product MTTTPLSPFSADQALCASSLVRSLTHRLTALPAAEASGLAGHLLAPGGLATDIRRLLDAAARHTTTRETKDPRMPLSPASSAQKTTGRPTVLIVAPGDQVYRGYCLEQVAAAYNVVAITPQPLTWETPHVVDHEVADPYQLDQLLAAGEALAARHTLAGVLTWNEPLLVHTARLAEHLGLRTNPGSVMENCRDKHATRRLLAAHRVPSARSGRVANLLQATILAEDIGYPVVLKPAGQAGSVGVIRVDNSEDLARAFDFAAAGAALAGGQNTDVLVEEYLDGPEISVECVTQHGHTHAVAVTRKKLGFAPYFEEIGHTVDAADPLLSQVAPMAAAAIRALGIGHGIQHVEMRLTPSGPRIIEVNGRIGGDLIGHLVRLATGLDLPRIAADLACGTNPRLEHSRLRAAGVTLLYPETSGTLTHRSIDQEFADRTPWLDLVQWIAAVGDEIVLPPEGDVDVARAGLYVVTGYDAAKVEERLAETAQHIALVVQPATGSAGAAA is encoded by the coding sequence ATGACCACCACCCCCCTGTCGCCGTTCAGCGCCGACCAGGCCCTGTGCGCCTCCTCCCTCGTCCGCAGCCTCACCCACCGGCTCACCGCCCTGCCCGCCGCAGAGGCGAGCGGTCTCGCCGGCCACTTGCTCGCCCCCGGCGGTCTGGCCACCGACATACGCCGCCTGCTCGACGCCGCCGCCCGCCACACCACCACCCGCGAAACCAAGGACCCCCGCATGCCCCTCTCCCCGGCCTCCTCTGCCCAGAAGACCACCGGCCGCCCGACAGTCCTGATCGTCGCCCCCGGCGACCAGGTGTACCGGGGCTACTGCCTGGAGCAGGTCGCCGCCGCCTACAACGTCGTCGCCATCACCCCGCAGCCGCTCACCTGGGAGACGCCGCACGTCGTCGACCACGAAGTCGCCGACCCCTATCAGCTCGACCAACTGCTTGCCGCAGGTGAGGCGCTCGCCGCCCGGCACACCCTCGCCGGCGTCCTGACCTGGAACGAGCCCCTGCTCGTCCACACCGCGCGGCTCGCCGAGCACCTCGGCCTGCGTACGAACCCGGGGTCCGTGATGGAGAACTGCCGCGACAAGCACGCCACCCGCCGGCTCCTGGCCGCCCACCGGGTCCCGTCGGCACGCTCCGGCCGTGTCGCCAACCTGCTTCAGGCCACGATCCTGGCCGAGGACATCGGATACCCCGTCGTCCTCAAGCCCGCCGGCCAGGCGGGAAGCGTCGGTGTCATCCGCGTCGACAACAGCGAAGACCTCGCCCGCGCCTTCGACTTCGCCGCCGCCGGCGCCGCCCTGGCCGGAGGCCAGAACACGGACGTCCTGGTCGAGGAGTACCTCGACGGCCCGGAGATCAGCGTCGAGTGCGTCACCCAGCACGGCCACACCCACGCGGTCGCTGTCACCCGCAAGAAGCTCGGCTTCGCGCCGTACTTCGAAGAGATCGGCCACACCGTCGACGCCGCCGACCCGCTGCTTTCCCAGGTCGCCCCGATGGCCGCCGCCGCGATCCGCGCGCTCGGCATCGGCCACGGCATCCAGCACGTAGAGATGCGCCTCACACCGTCCGGCCCGCGGATCATCGAGGTCAACGGCCGCATCGGCGGGGACCTCATCGGCCACCTCGTCCGCCTCGCCACGGGCCTCGACCTGCCCCGCATCGCCGCCGACCTCGCCTGCGGCACCAACCCCCGTCTGGAGCACTCCCGCCTGCGCGCCGCCGGCGTCACCCTGCTCTACCCGGAGACCTCCGGCACCCTCACCCACCGCTCGATCGACCAGGAGTTCGCCGACCGTACGCCGTGGCTCGACCTCGTGCAGTGGATCGCCGCCGTCGGCGACGAGATCGTTCTGCCCCCGGAAGGTGACGTTGACGTCGCGCGCGCCGGCCTCTACGTCGTCACCGGCTACGACGCCGCCAAGGTCGAGGAACGCCTCGCCGAGACCGCGCAGCACATCGCCCTCGTCGTCCAGCCCGCCACCGGGTCCGCGGGAGCCGCTGCGTGA
- a CDS encoding MFS transporter — MTDFVTAGPRHALLPKLSLLRRIYLPRTADAAAFAMSTYGIPLIVLATTQSATLTGIAFALEWVPRLAAFSLAGQVVDRHGTKRVFRIASVLRALVVVAAAFVLPTQAGGTGATVTVMALAAITGVVTEFSYIAAETAGATASKDAGTRAHRVQSVLLGIDQTATLAGPALAGFLLHWVGVTGTLLTMAACSLLGALLAPWHREPRLVPPAAPALAGLRTGWKTLVSLPALAWLITGLTVSNLATGFLQAAAPVIVVQHLGQSSAAVGVIWSAAAAASLLAVALCRFAIDRFGLWPAGAASAAVAALAGLAVSQAGDYTHFLVLTAVLMAGEGGMTVVLRTLRSHLIPERVFGATLAVTILVMLLPFPLAGILVALTPATAIGHVLTACATLQAAGLTAAFWRLRREPTMRATRANHPAPPSGAPQP, encoded by the coding sequence ATGACCGACTTCGTGACCGCCGGGCCCCGGCACGCCCTGCTCCCCAAGCTGTCCCTGCTGCGCCGCATTTACCTTCCCCGTACGGCCGATGCCGCCGCGTTCGCGATGTCCACGTACGGCATCCCGCTCATCGTGCTCGCCACCACCCAGTCCGCCACTCTCACCGGCATCGCGTTCGCCCTGGAGTGGGTGCCCCGCCTCGCCGCCTTCTCGCTCGCCGGACAGGTCGTGGACCGGCACGGCACCAAGCGGGTCTTCCGCATCGCCTCGGTCCTGCGCGCCCTGGTCGTCGTGGCCGCCGCGTTCGTGCTGCCCACACAGGCCGGCGGCACGGGGGCCACCGTCACGGTGATGGCGCTCGCCGCGATCACCGGAGTCGTCACCGAGTTCTCTTACATCGCCGCCGAGACGGCGGGCGCCACCGCCAGCAAGGACGCCGGCACTCGCGCGCACCGGGTGCAGTCCGTTCTCCTCGGCATCGACCAGACCGCCACCCTCGCCGGGCCCGCGCTCGCCGGATTCCTCCTGCACTGGGTCGGCGTCACCGGAACCCTGCTGACGATGGCCGCCTGTTCCCTGCTCGGCGCGCTGCTCGCCCCCTGGCACCGCGAACCCCGGCTCGTCCCGCCCGCGGCCCCCGCGCTCGCCGGTCTGCGCACCGGCTGGAAGACGCTCGTCTCCCTGCCGGCGCTCGCCTGGCTGATCACCGGCCTGACCGTGTCCAACCTGGCCACCGGGTTCCTGCAGGCCGCGGCCCCGGTCATCGTGGTGCAGCACCTGGGTCAGTCCAGCGCGGCTGTCGGCGTGATCTGGTCCGCAGCCGCCGCAGCCTCCCTGCTCGCCGTCGCGCTGTGCCGCTTCGCGATCGACCGCTTCGGCCTGTGGCCCGCGGGCGCGGCCAGCGCCGCTGTCGCCGCCCTGGCGGGGCTCGCCGTCTCCCAGGCCGGCGACTATACCCACTTCCTCGTCCTGACCGCCGTCCTCATGGCCGGCGAAGGCGGCATGACCGTCGTACTGCGCACCCTGCGCTCCCACCTCATCCCCGAGCGCGTCTTCGGTGCCACCCTCGCCGTCACGATCCTCGTGATGCTCCTGCCCTTCCCGCTCGCAGGCATCCTCGTCGCCCTCACCCCCGCCACCGCGATCGGCCACGTCCTGACCGCCTGCGCCACCCTCCAGGCCGCCGGCCTCACCGCCGCGTTCTGGCGCCTGCGCCGCGAACCCACCATGCGTGCCACCCGTGCCAACCACCCGGCCCCACCGTCCGGAGCACCCCAACCCTAA
- a CDS encoding helix-turn-helix domain-containing protein → MPASGLPDPAPRDLDLVVQTLAAISPRWNAWVLMSLATPARYSDLKARMPWLADGQLYPKLRLLEADGLVQRTEHTRRHVVYGLTDQGVRLLPVLDAFAEWGQQHLERPTVTDPVTRKQTPRPVARAEEIEDALALVSPRHSTAILWTLRARGASTAAALASSVMPDAYPTSIYYPLRHLTMKGLVGRDRDGMFTLTAAGRALAPAYRALTAWATTRSATLAVTSRPAPVPTQTGPAPRSTGAALQVTPVVPAWKPGDLFSHTPVARRPLMPAAPAGGVRR, encoded by the coding sequence ATGCCCGCGTCCGGCCTGCCCGACCCTGCCCCCCGTGACCTCGACCTGGTGGTCCAGACCCTGGCGGCGATCTCGCCGAGGTGGAACGCCTGGGTGCTGATGAGCCTGGCGACCCCAGCCCGCTACTCCGACCTCAAGGCCCGGATGCCGTGGCTGGCCGACGGCCAGCTCTATCCCAAGCTCCGCCTCCTCGAGGCCGACGGCCTGGTCCAGCGCACCGAGCACACCCGTCGTCACGTCGTCTACGGGCTCACCGACCAGGGTGTTCGTCTGCTGCCCGTCCTGGACGCTTTCGCCGAGTGGGGCCAGCAGCACCTGGAGCGCCCCACCGTGACGGATCCCGTCACACGGAAGCAGACGCCCCGTCCGGTGGCCAGGGCCGAGGAGATCGAGGACGCCCTCGCCCTGGTCTCGCCCCGGCACTCCACCGCGATCCTGTGGACCTTGCGGGCCCGTGGCGCCTCCACCGCCGCAGCCCTCGCCTCCTCCGTCATGCCCGACGCCTACCCCACCTCTATCTACTACCCACTGCGCCACCTGACGATGAAGGGCTTGGTGGGCCGTGACCGCGACGGGATGTTCACGCTCACCGCCGCCGGCCGGGCCTTGGCCCCCGCCTACCGGGCACTCACCGCCTGGGCCACGACCCGATCCGCCACCCTTGCGGTCACCTCAAGGCCGGCCCCGGTGCCCACGCAGACCGGACCCGCACCGCGTTCCACGGGCGCCGCCCTGCAGGTCACGCCGGTCGTCCCCGCCTGGAAGCCCGGCGACCTGTTCTCCCACACCCCCGTCGCCCGGCGGCCTCTGATGCCGGCGGCTCCGGCGGGAGGCGTGCGCCGGTGA
- a CDS encoding DUF4913 domain-containing protein, whose product MRLPEAELDSIQATVRKLLDRSAEQARRLDHLAAAPAPASASFPGFGLPALPGAAALPPDPRPILELDGEAYESELDLLTDWVEDYLMPIYGAEVTTAAPWCDQWQEHLAVVAWLHALWMAYLQHKDPEAGPAGMFVWHRDFLTHAMAAVRAPGGPLSACQTDPDRPSHRLLRGPGRSVRAAARDTEAGQAEV is encoded by the coding sequence GTGCGTCTGCCGGAGGCCGAGCTGGACAGTATCCAGGCCACTGTCCGCAAGCTGCTCGACCGGTCCGCCGAGCAGGCCCGCCGGCTCGACCACCTCGCCGCCGCCCCCGCGCCGGCATCGGCTTCGTTCCCCGGGTTCGGACTGCCGGCCCTACCGGGAGCGGCGGCGCTGCCGCCCGATCCGCGGCCGATCCTGGAGCTGGACGGCGAGGCGTACGAGAGCGAACTCGACCTGCTCACCGACTGGGTGGAGGACTACCTCATGCCCATCTACGGGGCGGAGGTCACCACCGCCGCCCCGTGGTGCGACCAGTGGCAGGAGCACCTCGCCGTCGTCGCCTGGCTGCACGCCTTGTGGATGGCCTACCTCCAGCACAAGGACCCCGAAGCCGGACCGGCCGGGATGTTCGTGTGGCACCGGGACTTCCTCACCCACGCCATGGCCGCCGTCCGCGCCCCGGGCGGGCCGCTGTCGGCGTGCCAGACCGATCCGGACCGTCCCTCGCACCGCCTCCTTCGCGGACCCGGCCGCTCCGTGCGTGCCGCCGCCCGCGACACCGAGGCAGGGCAGGCAGAGGTATGA
- a CDS encoding site-specific DNA-methyltransferase, with product MPFSLHHGDALGVLAGLPDDCVDAVVTDPPYNSGGRTAKERTSRTARQKYTSADAGHELADFPGENMDQRSYGFWLTQIMTEAHRLTKVGGTALLFTDWRQLPVTTDAIQAAGWLWRGVLAWHKPQARPQKGRFTQNCEFIVWASNGPIDGARNPVYLPGLYSASQPSGKNRQHITQKPVEVMRDLVKICPPGGTVLDFTCGSGSTGVAALLEGRDFIGVEKTKHYAQIASDRLTDTLHQTLSQDDFTLTA from the coding sequence TTGCCTTTTTCCCTGCATCACGGCGATGCGCTCGGCGTGCTGGCCGGCCTTCCGGACGACTGTGTGGACGCGGTCGTCACCGACCCGCCGTACAACTCCGGCGGCAGGACCGCGAAGGAGCGCACCTCCCGCACCGCACGCCAGAAGTACACCTCCGCGGACGCCGGCCATGAGCTGGCCGACTTCCCCGGCGAAAACATGGATCAAAGGAGCTACGGCTTCTGGCTGACCCAGATCATGACCGAGGCCCACCGGCTGACGAAGGTGGGCGGCACGGCCCTGCTGTTCACCGACTGGCGGCAGCTGCCGGTCACCACCGACGCGATCCAGGCGGCCGGCTGGCTGTGGCGCGGTGTCCTGGCCTGGCACAAGCCGCAGGCCCGCCCGCAGAAGGGCCGTTTCACGCAGAACTGCGAGTTCATCGTGTGGGCGAGCAATGGTCCGATTGACGGCGCCCGCAATCCCGTTTACCTCCCGGGTCTCTACTCGGCCTCGCAGCCCTCGGGCAAGAACCGGCAGCACATCACGCAGAAGCCGGTCGAGGTGATGCGCGATCTGGTGAAGATCTGCCCGCCGGGCGGCACCGTCCTGGACTTCACCTGCGGTTCCGGCTCCACCGGCGTGGCCGCCCTCCTGGAGGGCCGCGATTTCATCGGCGTCGAGAAGACCAAGCACTACGCCCAGATCGCCTCCGACCGCCTGACGGACACGCTCCATCAGACCCTCTCGCAGGACGATTTCACGCTGACCGCCTGA